Proteins co-encoded in one Bradyrhizobium sp. 170 genomic window:
- the nifW gene encoding nitrogenase stabilizing/protective protein NifW — MSDTQSAAGILYQLNKACSAEDFFALLGVDYDPKIVNVARLHILRRMGQYLAKEQFAGAAEAEVTARCKAVLEQAYADFVASSPIEQRVFKVLQDAVAEPKKPAAFVPLSALK, encoded by the coding sequence ATGAGCGACACACAATCGGCTGCCGGCATCCTCTATCAACTCAACAAGGCCTGCTCGGCGGAGGATTTTTTTGCCCTTCTCGGCGTCGACTACGACCCCAAAATCGTCAACGTCGCGCGCCTGCATATCTTAAGGCGCATGGGGCAATATCTCGCCAAGGAACAATTCGCCGGTGCCGCGGAGGCAGAGGTGACGGCGCGGTGCAAGGCGGTACTGGAGCAGGCCTATGCCGATTTCGTAGCGTCATCACCGATCGAACAGCGGGTGTTCAAGGTGTTGCAGGATGCGGTCGCGGAGCCCAAGAAGCCGGCGGCCTTCGTGCCATTGAGTGCGCTGAAGTAA
- a CDS encoding electron transfer flavoprotein subunit alpha/FixB family protein: MSSVIKGPTPAAGGRAAAKKELPEHFKAYKHIWVFIEQERGQVHPVSWELLGTGRKLADKLKVDLAAVVIGPEGEATRSAALESFCYGADLVYLVADNVLSEYRNESYTKALTDLVNTYKPEILLLGATTLGRDLAGSVATTLLTGLTADCTGLDVDADGSLAATRPTFGGTLLCTIYTLNYRPQMATVRPRVMPMPERVARDAARIIIHPLALVEDEIVTKVLSFIPDRDSAKSNLAYADVVVAGGLGLGSLENLQLVRQLAAMIGAEFGCSRPLVQKGWVASDRQIGQTGKTIRPKLYIAAGISGAIQHRVGVEGADLIVAINTDKNAPIFDFAHIGIVTDAIHLLPALTAAFRARLSPHSRDRIAS; the protein is encoded by the coding sequence ATGAGTAGCGTCATCAAAGGTCCCACGCCTGCCGCCGGCGGCCGCGCAGCAGCGAAGAAAGAATTGCCGGAGCACTTCAAGGCCTACAAGCATATCTGGGTCTTCATCGAGCAGGAGCGCGGTCAGGTGCATCCCGTCTCCTGGGAACTCTTAGGTACGGGCCGCAAGCTCGCCGACAAGCTGAAAGTCGATCTCGCCGCGGTTGTAATCGGCCCGGAGGGCGAGGCGACGCGCAGCGCCGCCCTCGAATCCTTCTGCTACGGCGCTGATCTTGTATATCTCGTGGCCGACAATGTGCTATCGGAGTATCGCAACGAGTCGTACACCAAGGCGCTGACCGATCTCGTCAACACCTATAAGCCCGAGATCCTGCTGTTGGGCGCCACCACGCTCGGTCGCGATCTCGCGGGCTCGGTCGCGACAACGCTACTGACGGGTCTCACCGCCGACTGCACCGGACTCGACGTCGACGCGGATGGTTCGCTTGCGGCCACGCGTCCGACCTTTGGTGGCACGCTACTTTGCACGATCTACACCTTGAATTACCGGCCGCAAATGGCAACCGTTCGCCCACGCGTCATGCCGATGCCCGAGCGCGTCGCACGCGATGCCGCCCGTATCATCATTCATCCGCTTGCCCTCGTCGAAGACGAAATCGTCACCAAGGTCCTATCGTTCATCCCGGATCGGGATTCCGCAAAATCCAACCTCGCTTATGCCGATGTCGTTGTCGCCGGCGGCTTGGGCCTGGGATCGCTCGAGAATCTTCAGTTGGTGCGGCAGCTCGCCGCCATGATTGGAGCCGAATTTGGCTGCTCGCGACCACTGGTACAGAAGGGCTGGGTCGCCTCCGACCGGCAGATCGGACAAACCGGCAAGACCATACGGCCAAAGCTCTACATCGCTGCCGGCATTTCCGGTGCGATCCAGCACCGCGTCGGCGTCGAGGGCGCGGACCTGATTGTCGCCATCAACACTGACAAGAACGCTCCGATTTTCGACTTCGCCCATATCGGCATCGTGACCGATGCGATTCATCTGCTGCCGGCGCTCACGGCCGCATTTCGTGCACGGCTGTCGCCGCATTCGCGCGACCGCATTGCGAGCTAG
- a CDS encoding FAD-dependent oxidoreductase, with the protein MIEERFDAIVVGAGMAGNAAALAMAKRGMKVLQLERGEYSGSKNVQGAILYADMLEKLIPDFREDAPLERHLVEQRFWMMDDRSHVGLHYCSDEFNEQRPNRYTIIRAQFDKWFSSKVREAGATVLCETTVTELAQDANGKVVGVRTDRGDGEVHADVVVLAEGVNGLLGTRAGLRERPKPDKVALAVKEMHFLPRETIEERFNLEGDEGVVIEAAGTISRGMTGMGFIYANKECISLGIGCLVADFQRTGETPYGLLDRFKRHPSVGRLIKGSEVKEYSAHLIPEGGYKAIPQLYGEGWVVVGDAAQLNNAIHREGSNLAMTSGRIAAEAISQVRSRRAPMSAENLALYKRMLDDSFVIKDLKKYKDMPTLMHTNSQNFFLTYPQLVSRAMQNFVRVDGTPKTEKEKVTLKSFVNARSWIGLFGDAFRLARAWR; encoded by the coding sequence ATGATCGAAGAACGTTTCGACGCCATCGTGGTCGGCGCGGGCATGGCGGGCAATGCCGCGGCGCTGGCCATGGCCAAGCGGGGCATGAAGGTGCTGCAGCTCGAGCGCGGCGAATATTCGGGATCGAAGAACGTGCAGGGCGCGATCCTCTATGCCGACATGCTGGAAAAGCTAATCCCGGACTTTCGCGAGGACGCGCCGCTCGAGCGCCATCTGGTCGAGCAGCGGTTTTGGATGATGGACGATCGCTCCCATGTCGGCCTGCACTACTGCTCCGACGAGTTCAATGAGCAGCGGCCGAACCGCTACACCATCATCCGCGCGCAGTTTGACAAATGGTTCTCCTCGAAGGTACGCGAGGCCGGCGCGACGGTGCTGTGCGAGACCACGGTGACCGAGCTCGCGCAGGATGCCAATGGCAAGGTCGTCGGGGTGCGCACGGATCGCGGCGACGGCGAAGTCCATGCGGATGTCGTGGTGCTGGCCGAGGGCGTCAACGGCCTGCTCGGCACGCGTGCGGGTCTGCGCGAGCGTCCCAAGCCTGATAAGGTGGCACTCGCGGTGAAGGAAATGCACTTCTTGCCGCGCGAGACCATCGAGGAACGGTTCAATCTTGAAGGCGACGAGGGCGTCGTGATCGAGGCGGCCGGCACCATTTCCCGCGGCATGACTGGGATGGGCTTCATCTATGCTAACAAGGAGTGCATCTCGCTCGGCATCGGCTGTCTCGTCGCCGACTTCCAGCGCACGGGCGAGACGCCCTATGGACTGCTCGATCGCTTCAAGCGGCATCCGTCCGTGGGGCGGCTGATCAAGGGTTCCGAGGTGAAGGAATATTCCGCGCATCTGATCCCTGAGGGCGGCTACAAGGCGATCCCGCAGCTTTATGGTGAGGGCTGGGTGGTGGTGGGCGATGCGGCGCAGCTCAACAATGCCATTCATCGCGAGGGCTCTAACCTCGCGATGACCTCGGGCCGCATCGCGGCCGAAGCAATCTCGCAGGTGCGGTCGCGCCGGGCTCCCATGAGCGCTGAGAATCTCGCGCTCTACAAGAGGATGCTGGACGACTCCTTCGTGATCAAGGATCTGAAGAAATACAAGGATATGCCGACGCTGATGCACACCAATTCGCAAAACTTTTTTCTCACCTATCCGCAGCTCGTCTCTAGGGCGATGCAGAACTTTGTGCGCGTCGACGGCACGCCAAAGACTGAGAAAGAGAAGGTGACGTTGAAATCCTTCGTTAATGCGCGGTCCTGGATAGGTTTGTTCGGCGATGCATTCCGCCTCGCTCGCGCCTGGCGCTGA
- a CDS encoding ferredoxin family protein, which produces MTVEPSVRVEDKLFYNRYLVDVGRPHIKVRSHTEPSPQLLALLKACPARCYELNDKGQVEVTVDGCIECGTCRVIGEPTGDIEWSYPRGGYGVLFKFG; this is translated from the coding sequence ATGACTGTCGAGCCCTCCGTTCGCGTTGAGGATAAGTTGTTCTACAACCGATATCTTGTCGACGTTGGTCGTCCCCACATCAAGGTACGCTCGCACACCGAGCCATCGCCGCAGCTACTTGCGCTTTTGAAAGCTTGCCCCGCGCGCTGCTATGAGCTCAACGACAAGGGCCAGGTCGAGGTCACCGTCGACGGGTGCATCGAGTGCGGCACCTGCCGCGTTATCGGAGAGCCCACCGGTGACATCGAATGGAGTTACCCGCGTGGGGGATATGGGGTGTTATTCAAGTTTGGGTGA
- a CDS encoding type II toxin-antitoxin system Y4mF family antitoxin has product MLIRTPADLGAVIRDRRKRLKLDQSTLAKRIGVSRQWVIDIEHGHPRAELALVLRALDALGILLDASSESSTSTSRVSAPSAVDINAIVAKAKKGKA; this is encoded by the coding sequence ATGCTCATACGCACACCTGCCGACCTAGGCGCCGTTATTCGCGACAGACGCAAGCGTCTCAAGCTCGATCAGTCGACACTGGCCAAACGCATTGGCGTCAGCCGTCAATGGGTGATCGATATCGAGCATGGTCACCCGCGCGCCGAATTGGCTCTCGTGCTCCGCGCCCTTGACGCTCTTGGCATCCTTTTGGATGCAAGCAGCGAGTCCAGTACTAGTACTAGTCGCGTCTCGGCACCATCCGCCGTCGATATCAACGCCATCGTCGCCAAAGCCAAAAAGGGCAAAGCATGA
- a CDS encoding type II toxin-antitoxin system HipA family toxin, with translation MTNELVVLLDGKEVGRVRSDARGRLTFIYDSNWRGTQGAYPLSLSMPLAAEQHGPASVQAFLWGLLPDNERVLDRWAKKFQVSARNAFALISHVGVDCAGAIQFVTPDRLEALRTGENDKIEWLGPPEIAKRLQALREDHAAWRLPRDTGQFSLAGAQPKTALLLKKGQWGIPSGRVPTTHILKPPTGHFDGHAENEHVCLLLARNLGLPVADTKVMRFENEVAIVVERYDRQLSGNDIIRIHQEDVCQAMGIPPTKKYQNEGGPTPANVIDILRTNSTDRAADVQTFVSALGFNWLIGGPDAHAKNYSLLLAGGPHVRLAPLYDVASILPYDDVDMRKIKLAMKVGGEYKLDLIGLRQWQKFARETRIDTDELIASLISMAEQIPDLVTDIRARALEEGLDNAVIGRLAKALSTRARDCERLLRGG, from the coding sequence ATGACGAACGAACTTGTCGTGCTCTTGGATGGCAAGGAAGTTGGCCGCGTGCGCAGCGATGCGCGCGGCCGGCTGACCTTTATCTATGATAGCAACTGGCGCGGCACGCAGGGAGCTTATCCCCTATCACTCTCGATGCCGCTTGCCGCCGAGCAACATGGTCCCGCGTCCGTTCAGGCCTTCCTGTGGGGACTTCTGCCCGACAATGAGCGTGTGCTTGATCGTTGGGCCAAGAAATTCCAGGTCTCCGCCCGCAACGCCTTTGCCCTCATCTCTCACGTAGGGGTGGATTGCGCCGGTGCGATCCAGTTCGTCACGCCCGATCGGTTGGAAGCCTTGAGAACAGGCGAAAACGACAAGATCGAATGGCTCGGCCCGCCGGAAATCGCCAAACGGCTCCAGGCCTTGCGAGAGGATCACGCTGCCTGGCGTTTGCCGCGGGACACCGGCCAATTCAGTCTCGCGGGCGCCCAGCCGAAAACGGCTCTTCTTTTGAAAAAGGGCCAATGGGGTATTCCGTCTGGGCGCGTTCCGACCACGCATATCCTGAAACCGCCGACAGGCCATTTCGACGGACACGCCGAAAATGAGCACGTTTGCCTATTGCTCGCGCGCAATCTGGGCCTCCCGGTCGCAGACACCAAAGTGATGCGGTTTGAAAACGAAGTTGCCATTGTGGTCGAGCGCTATGATCGGCAACTCAGCGGAAACGACATCATCCGAATCCACCAGGAAGATGTCTGCCAAGCAATGGGCATCCCGCCGACGAAGAAATATCAGAACGAAGGTGGACCGACGCCAGCCAATGTGATCGACATCCTGCGTACCAACTCGACCGACCGCGCGGCCGACGTTCAGACCTTCGTTAGCGCCCTCGGCTTTAATTGGCTCATCGGGGGGCCTGATGCGCACGCCAAGAACTACTCGTTGCTTCTGGCGGGCGGTCCCCATGTACGTCTTGCGCCGCTCTACGATGTCGCCAGCATTCTTCCCTACGACGATGTGGACATGCGCAAGATCAAGCTCGCAATGAAAGTTGGAGGTGAATACAAGCTGGACTTAATCGGCTTGCGCCAGTGGCAAAAGTTTGCCCGCGAAACGCGCATTGATACGGACGAACTTATTGCCAGTCTGATCTCAATGGCTGAGCAGATTCCCGACCTCGTGACTGACATTCGCGCGCGAGCGCTAGAGGAAGGATTAGACAATGCCGTCATCGGACGGTTGGCCAAGGCATTGAGCACAAGAGCGCGAGATTGCGAACGTCTTCTGAGGGGCGGCTAG
- a CDS encoding chorismate-binding protein gives MLPFEIIAEIERVTREVYCGPIGFNGHIDTKIAIRTATMDDDLPSS, from the coding sequence GTGCTGCCGTTCGAAATTATCGCCGAGATCGAGCGTGTGACGCGAGAGGTCTATTGCGGGCCGATCGGTTTCAACGGGCACATCGACACGAAGATTGCGATCCGCACCGCAACGATGGACGATGACCTGCCGAGTTCATGA
- a CDS encoding carboxymuconolactone decarboxylase family protein: MSIEQLKDQIPDFAKDVRLNLASMVADETLSPQSKYGLLLATAIATRAPVVIAAMESAAAAVMTPAAVAAAKSAACVMAMNNVYYRFVHLASNPEYKSMPARLRMNVIANPGVDKADFELWSLAVSAINGCGACVDAHEKALQEAGVGSAAIQTAVRLAAIVQSVAVAIEAAGHGVVQAEE; the protein is encoded by the coding sequence ATGTCTATCGAGCAATTAAAGGACCAGATTCCAGATTTCGCCAAGGACGTCAGACTCAATCTGGCGTCGATGGTGGCTGATGAGACGCTGTCACCGCAGAGCAAATACGGGCTATTGCTGGCGACCGCCATCGCGACCCGCGCCCCGGTAGTGATCGCCGCAATGGAATCCGCGGCGGCTGCCGTGATGACGCCGGCGGCGGTTGCGGCTGCGAAATCCGCAGCTTGCGTGATGGCGATGAACAACGTCTATTACCGTTTCGTTCACCTCGCTTCCAATCCGGAATACAAGAGCATGCCGGCGCGGTTGCGCATGAACGTGATCGCCAATCCTGGGGTTGACAAGGCCGATTTCGAGCTGTGGTCGCTGGCGGTTTCCGCCATCAATGGCTGCGGTGCCTGCGTGGATGCCCATGAAAAGGCGCTGCAGGAAGCCGGCGTCGGTTCCGCCGCGATCCAGACTGCGGTGCGCCTTGCCGCGATCGTGCAATCGGTTGCGGTTGCGATCGAGGCGGCCGGGCACGGCGTGGTCCAGGCGGAGGAGTGA
- a CDS encoding peroxiredoxin, whose amino-acid sequence MLGIGSKLPSFEITGVKPGFHLQYEEGQSAFETLTEDSFSGKWKIIFFYPKDFTFVCPTEIAEFARLSSDFADRDAVVLGGSTDNEFCKLAWRREHKDLHHLPIWQFADTNGALVDGLGVRSPEGVAYRYTFIVDPDNTIQHVYATNLNVGRSPKDTLRVLDALQTDELCPCNREIGGETLKVA is encoded by the coding sequence ATGCTTGGAATAGGAAGTAAGTTGCCGTCGTTCGAAATCACAGGCGTGAAGCCCGGCTTTCACCTGCAGTACGAGGAGGGGCAGAGCGCATTCGAGACGTTGACTGAAGATAGCTTCTCCGGAAAATGGAAAATCATCTTCTTTTACCCAAAAGATTTCACCTTCGTCTGCCCGACCGAGATCGCCGAGTTCGCGCGCCTGTCCAGCGATTTCGCCGATCGTGATGCAGTCGTGCTGGGTGGCTCGACCGACAACGAGTTCTGCAAGCTCGCCTGGCGGCGCGAGCACAAGGATCTGCATCATCTGCCGATCTGGCAATTTGCCGACACCAATGGCGCGCTGGTCGATGGCCTGGGTGTGCGATCACCTGAGGGCGTCGCCTATCGCTATACATTCATCGTCGATCCCGACAACACCATCCAGCACGTTTATGCGACCAACCTGAATGTCGGCCGCAGCCCGAAGGACACGCTGCGAGTATTGGACGCGCTGCAGACCGACGAGCTGTGCCCCTGCAACCGCGAGATCGGCGGCGAAACTCTGAAAGTAGCCTGA
- a CDS encoding DUF2478 domain-containing protein, whose amino-acid sequence MFNKFSKQEASRQDLRDELADAIISGVPLLTGVPEKCLAASGLSPEISARHLASTKSWGNDGATSQGACRASGRIPVRLELLTDHHIRRLDHGRHGIANLEPVIVHGLMTIDENRPVPAHSFERSWCPQARRSRGLSGHCVR is encoded by the coding sequence GTGTTCAATAAATTCTCCAAGCAGGAGGCGTCCCGGCAAGATCTGCGCGACGAACTTGCCGATGCGATCATATCTGGCGTGCCGCTCCTCACCGGCGTTCCCGAAAAATGCCTTGCCGCCTCCGGACTTTCACCGGAGATTTCGGCACGACACCTTGCGAGCACCAAGTCGTGGGGGAATGATGGCGCGACATCACAGGGCGCCTGCCGCGCGTCCGGGCGCATTCCAGTTCGGCTAGAGCTACTTACCGATCATCATATCCGACGACTTGATCACGGCCGACATGGCATCGCCAACCTTGAGCCCGTCATCGTCCACGGCCTGATGACCATCGATGAAAACCGCCCGGTACCCGCCCACTCTTTTGAGCGTTCGTGGTGCCCTCAAGCACGGCGATCACGAGGCTTGTCAGGACATTGCGTGCGCTGA
- the modC gene encoding molybdenum ABC transporter ATP-binding protein codes for MRTATPGRIEIAFKRQLGSFPLDAQFSVPAKGVAAIFGPPGCGKTTIARCIAGLEHLPDAFCGIDGELWQDETMFRPPHLRPIGYVFQEETLFPHLTVQRNLLYGKPKGEPMLIVFEKVLAFLGIAPLLDRSPAHLAGGERQRVVIGRALLSQPKLLVMDEPLAALDRCAKREILSLLECLQKQFALPMIYISHDMADIERLADHLVITDHGTVTAAGPLHVLQTDPALPLAASREAAVSLDAVTAGYDRRYGLLILSVKGARLLVPAAPLPPGVHQRLRIAASDVSLAREAPLANSILNVFPARIKACLPLCPGELTLLLGLGSGGSGAEILARITRFSFDTLGLENGMDVFAQIEGVSLLTVSGPPLPAITASTPAEDAGQESAAA; via the coding sequence GTGAGAACAGCCACACCAGGCCGGATCGAAATCGCCTTCAAGAGGCAGTTGGGTAGCTTTCCACTCGACGCGCAGTTCAGCGTACCGGCTAAAGGTGTGGCAGCGATTTTCGGACCGCCAGGCTGCGGCAAAACCACGATCGCGCGCTGCATCGCCGGTCTCGAGCATTTGCCCGACGCTTTCTGTGGCATCGATGGTGAGTTGTGGCAGGATGAGACCATGTTCCGCCCACCGCATTTGCGCCCCATCGGTTATGTGTTCCAGGAGGAAACCCTTTTTCCCCATTTGACGGTCCAGAGAAACCTGCTCTACGGCAAGCCCAAAGGCGAACCGATGCTGATCGTCTTTGAGAAGGTACTCGCATTTCTGGGTATCGCGCCGCTGCTCGACCGCTCGCCAGCGCACCTCGCCGGCGGCGAGCGGCAGCGCGTTGTAATCGGCCGGGCGCTGTTATCCCAGCCAAAGTTGCTTGTAATGGACGAGCCGCTTGCCGCTCTTGACCGCTGCGCCAAGAGAGAGATTCTGTCGTTGCTCGAGTGCCTGCAGAAACAGTTCGCGCTGCCGATGATCTATATCAGCCATGACATGGCCGATATTGAACGCCTTGCCGATCATCTCGTTATCACCGATCATGGCACGGTGACTGCGGCTGGGCCGTTACATGTCTTGCAGACCGATCCTGCGCTGCCGCTTGCGGCAAGCCGCGAGGCTGCTGTCAGCCTTGATGCCGTGACCGCCGGCTATGACAGACGCTATGGCCTACTCATCCTCTCCGTCAAAGGTGCGCGCTTGCTGGTGCCGGCGGCGCCCCTTCCACCCGGCGTGCACCAGCGGCTGCGCATCGCAGCCAGCGACGTCAGCCTTGCACGCGAAGCGCCGCTCGCAAACTCCATCCTCAATGTCTTTCCGGCGCGGATAAAGGCCTGTTTGCCGCTCTGCCCGGGTGAGCTCACGCTGCTGCTTGGGCTCGGCAGCGGAGGCTCTGGCGCGGAGATTTTGGCGCGCATTACGCGTTTCTCCTTTGATACGCTAGGGCTCGAGAATGGAATGGACGTATTTGCCCAGATCGAGGGCGTCTCACTGCTCACGGTGTCTGGACCTCCGCTGCCGGCTATAACGGCTTCCACGCCAGCGGAAGATGCTGGACAGGAAAGCGCCGCGGCCTGA
- the modB gene encoding molybdate ABC transporter permease subunit translates to MGRFSTEIWQSLGLTIELASLTALILLIVGMPLAWWLARSKSFWAEAVAALIALPLVLPPTVIGFYLLVLLGPSGPGGLLASLWGGRTFAFTFAGLVVGTVLWALPFVVQPIRNSFVTIGNRPLEVAATLRASPLYAFFTVALPLARPGFLTAAVLGFSHTIGAFGLVLIIGGNIPGRTKVVSALLFDYVQASRWREANQLAGGMVMFAFAVIILLTLIEKCCGTRRT, encoded by the coding sequence ATGGGGCGCTTTTCGACAGAAATCTGGCAATCGCTCGGGCTCACGATCGAGCTCGCGAGCCTGACGGCCCTGATCCTGCTAATCGTTGGTATGCCGCTCGCGTGGTGGCTAGCACGGTCAAAGAGCTTTTGGGCTGAGGCGGTGGCCGCGCTCATCGCGCTGCCGCTGGTGCTACCGCCAACGGTAATCGGTTTTTATCTGTTGGTCTTGCTCGGCCCGAGCGGCCCTGGCGGCCTTCTCGCCTCTCTCTGGGGCGGACGCACGTTCGCTTTCACTTTTGCGGGACTCGTGGTAGGAACGGTGTTGTGGGCGCTGCCTTTCGTGGTCCAGCCCATCCGCAACTCCTTCGTTACCATCGGCAACCGTCCGCTGGAAGTTGCGGCCACTTTGCGCGCCTCTCCATTGTATGCGTTCTTTACCGTCGCCCTGCCCCTGGCGCGACCGGGTTTTCTCACAGCCGCGGTGCTTGGTTTTTCGCATACAATCGGCGCATTCGGCCTCGTACTGATTATCGGCGGCAACATTCCTGGACGCACCAAGGTGGTGTCGGCCCTTCTCTTCGACTATGTCCAAGCGTCGCGCTGGCGCGAAGCAAATCAGCTTGCCGGCGGCATGGTGATGTTCGCCTTTGCGGTAATCATCCTTTTAACGTTGATCGAGAAATGCTGCGGAACGAGGCGCACGTGA